A window of the Eulemur rufifrons isolate Redbay chromosome 6, OSU_ERuf_1, whole genome shotgun sequence genome harbors these coding sequences:
- the RCOR2 gene encoding REST corepressor 2 produces MPSVMEKPSAGSGILSRSRAKTVPNGGQPHSEDDSSEEEHSHDSMIRVGTNYQAVIPECKPESPARYSNKELKGMLVWSPNHCVSDAKLDKYIAMAKEKHGYNIEQALGMLLWHKHDVEKSLADLANFTPFPDEWTVEDKVLFEQAFGFHGKCFQRIQQMLPDKLIPSLVKYYYSWKKTRSRTSVMDRQARRLGGRKDKEDSDELEEGRGAVSEGEPDAGDPKREPLPSRPLNARPGPGKKEVQVSQYRHHPLRTRRRPPKGMYLSPEGLTAVSGSPDLANLTLRGLDSQLISLKRQVQSMKQTNSSLRQALEGGIDPLRPPEANTKFNSRWTTDEQLLAVQAIRRYGKDFGAIAEVIGNKTLTQVKTFFVSYRRRFNLEEVLQEWEAEQDGAPGAPIPMEEARRGPPLPAPALEEDDEVQITSVSTSVPRSVPPAPPPPPPPTSLSQPPPLLRPPLPTAPTLLRQPPPLQQGRFLQPRLAPNQPPPPLIRPALAASRHGARPGPQPPPTLIGASLEPPAPSL; encoded by the exons ATGCCCTCCGTGATGGAGAAGCCGAGCGCGGGCTCCGGGATCCTGTCCCGCAGCCGGGCCAAGACGGTGCCCAACGGTGGACAGCCCCACTCGGAGGATGACAGCAGCGAGGAGGAGCACTCGCACG ACAGCATGATCCGTGTTGGAACCAATTACCAGGCTGTAATTCCGGAGTGCAAGCCTG AGAGCCCCGCACGCTACAGCAACAAGGAGCTGAAGGGGATGCTAGTGTGGTCACCCAACCACTGTGTGTCAGATGCCAAGC TTGACAAGTACATTGCGATGGCCAAGGAGAAGCATGGCTACAACATCGAGCAG GCGCTGGGCATGCTCCTGTGGCACAAGCACGATGTGGAGAAGTCACTGGCTGACCTGGCCAACTTTACTCCATTCCCTGATGAGTGGACAGTGGAGGACAAGGTGCTGTTTGAACAGGCCTTTGGCTTCCACGGCAAGTGCTTCCAGCGGATCCAGCAGATG CTGCCCGACAAACTGATTCCCAGCCTGGTGAAATATTACTACTCTTGGAAGAAGACCCGCAGCCGAACTAGCGTGATGGACAGACAGGCACGGCGGCTGGGGGGCCGCAAGGACAAAGAAGACAG TGATGAGCTTGAAGAAGGACGAGGAGCTGTGAGTGAGGGAGAGCCCGATGCTGGAGACCCCAAGCGGGAG CCTCTGCCGTCTCGGCCCCTGAATGCACGCCCAGGCCCTGGGAAGAAGGAGGTCCAGGTGTCTCAGTACCGCCACCACCCCTTGAGAACCCGGCGTCGCCCACCCAAGGGCATGTACCTGAGCCCTGAGGGCCTAACTGCAGTGTCAGGAAGCCCGGACCTGGCCAACCTCACACTCCGAGGTCTGGACTCCCAGCTCATCTCCCTCAAGCGCCAG GTGCAGAGCATGAAGCAGACCAACAGCAGCCTGCGCCAAGCCCTGGAGGGCGGCATTGACCCACTCCGCCCCCCCGAG GCCAATACCAAGTTCAACTCCCGCTGGACCACAGATGAGCAGCTTTTGGCTGTCCAAG CCATCCGTAGGTATGGCAAAGACTTTGGGGCTATTGCAGAGGTGATTGGGAACAAGACCCTGACCCAGGTGAAGACCTTCTTTGTGAGCTACCGTCGCCGCTTCAATCTGGAGGAGGTGCTGCAGGAATGGGAGGCCGAGCAGGATGGGGCCCCTGGAGCCCCCATCCCCATGGAGGAGGCTAGGAGAGGGCCTCCCTTGCCAGCCCCGGCCCTAGAGGAAGACGATGAg GTCCAGATTACATCTGTCTCAACATCTGTGCCCCGATCAGTGCCCCCTGCGCCACCCCCCCCTCCACCTCCTACCTCGCTGTCCCAGCCACCCCCGCTGCTGAGGCCACCTCTGCCCACGGCTCCCACTCTGCTTCGCCAGCCACCCCCACTACAGCAGGGCCGCTTCCTCCAGCCCCGGCTGGCCCCCAACCAGCCCCCACCGCCTCTCATCCGCCCTGCTCTGGCTGCCTCCCGCCACGGTGCCCGTCCTggccctcagcccccacccaccctgaTTGGAGCCTCTCTGGAACCTCCAGCACCCTCACTCTGA